GTTTGTAGAAAGAAATCTTTCGCTTGGTGGATTTGTTTCGAAACAACCCCATCATAGTTAACTCAGATTTTCTGCCCCAAATCACACGAACAAAACAGTTGCTGTTAACTAAGAGTTATTCATTGTGTTTGGAAAATGAAAATATTATAACAGGTCGTTtttcacttcagtcacacacacacacacacacacactgtgacacacaccatgcacacaaacattttaacacacacacacacacacatatatatatatatatatatagcagctaccctccacacaaacatacacatgcacaaacagacgtgtgtgtgtgcgcgcgtgcacacacacacacacacacacacaaccacagtacgaacacacacaaatacccaatCCAATTAACTAATTCACCTAGTAAATTTGTGTTAGTGTTTATGCAgccctgttttaatgcattgtgtttaTTATGTAGTTTGGTCTTTCCCTTAGATGTGATATAATCTTTTTTCCATCTTATTATTTTTTATCCTGAgatgcaggagtgtgtgtgtgtgtgtgtgtgtgtggtacatttcTGGCATGCATGAGTAAGAGTGTTACTGTTAGCATAAAATATCCAAACCAAATTCTGTGTTAGAAATATTTTATTGCTTATGTATTTCTATTTAGTGCATTTGACATTTAATgtcagtcttgtctgtgtgtgtgtgtgtgcaaggaagagacattgtgtctgtgtgtgaatgtatataatatatgtatgtgtgtgtgtgttttatgaaatGCATATTATTTCAATCTAAGCTTTTTAATTATATATACTTGATAACCTTTATTagttaatttattttgaaatgtGCTTTTTAATCATCACAAATGAACACATTGGATGTTATTATTTGACAGAGAGCTTTTAAAATGTTTTAAAGTCATTTACATTCAACTGGATATTGTAAGGTGCATTGCGCAGCATTGGTACTGGATATCGCACCATAGAAAAAAAtgtgtattattaatattattcttgATTACCCCGTGACAGAATTGGTGATCTCAGTTCTCCTATTCCAGGGTTGCCTATTTACTCAGttgctctgtgaatgtgtgtgtgcattattaaaaacaaccaaaaagcTCACTTTTTTCATTGCTGTTCTGGCCTTTTATGTTGATGGTTTGGTCTctgtattgacgggcgcaatagctgaatggttaaagcgttggactttcaatctgagggtcccgggttcgaatcacggtgaaggtgcctggtgggtaaagggtggagatttttctgatctcccaggtcaacatatgtgcagatttgccagtgcctgaacccccttagtgtgtatacgcaagcagaagatcaaatacgcacgttaaagatgctgtaatccatgtcagcgttcggtgggttatggaaacaagaacacacccagcatgcacacctccaaaagtggagtatggctgcctacatggcggggtaaaaacggtcatacacgtagaagcccactcgcgtatatacaagtgaacgtgggagttgcagcccacaaacacagaagaagaagaagaggtctcTGTATTGGTAATTTTGATTCAGCAaaatgtgtctgcctctcttgcTAAGGACACTGACAAAGCTTTATCCTAAACTGAATTTTATTACATTAGCTCAGAACCGTGAAAGCATTCATATTCTTTCGTCCTGTCTCAAGACAGTAGAGGATTATAAGTGTTCATGAGTAGAAGCTGATCATGGTATCCGTGCACAACAAACATTAGTGTGTATTTGTAGGTTCAAGAGAGAGTGGCTGAGTAGGCAAAAGAGGACAGTCAAGCTCTCAAGAGGCCATTGAGGGTGGCAGCATGATCAAAGAGTAGGTGAAATGGGAATAGGCAAATCAGACCTGCAACATGTTGTTTAAAAAGCAGCACAGATCTGGAGATAAAGAATAGATTGTCTGCATCTGCATGAGATGTCAGTATATGTTTCATTGAAAATCCAAGTGAGAGCGTGAAGTTACTCCAATTCTGTGTCTTGTTTCAGTAGCTAGCATTCTAATCCCAATCCAAGTCACTCTCTGACTCTCACACACcacaaatgagtgtgtgtgtgtgtgtgtgaaaagagggcactagtcatggatgcacaggggaggtaacctacttcaggcggttatcggccatagctactttcattttctccgcataggcgggtagtagtttgcacaggacaggaatcagaccactgccggagtctgcactagtgggtcacggtaagtatgttatttaaacgtaattttaagaAGAAAATTTCTTTTTACAAGAGACTTCTCATCCATAGTGATAGTAAAAGCCTAGCCAGCACTGCAGGGTAAAACTAAAGGATTGGCACAACAAGTGTTAAAGTACCCAGTAAACGGCAGTCCCCAACATTTCTGTGAAATCTATGCAAAGTGGGGGCGGACGCTTACAAGAAAGTCTGCAGTACTTATAATCATCACTAGAAAAATCATCAGAACAGGGTTCAGCACCCTTTGCCTTCAGTAAAGTATTACAGTTTCAAACAGATAATTCTGACTGTTGACAGTGTGACTATTTTTATGCTGAGAGCACTGCACATGGACAGTCTTGCTATTGATATAGCAAACGAGAGAGGGACATGCAAGTCCACTCatatgcatgcatttatgtattgtgtatgtttgtgtgcgcatagacactagaatttcATACAAGATATTAGTGTCTacggtgcgcgcgtgtgtgtgtgtgaaataacttAGAAGGATACTCGACAATCTTCATGTCATGTTCTTATTCTGCTCTTTGTATATTTTCAGACCCAGCATGCAGGACCTGTACAGCATTCTCCAGTGCGACCCGCAGGCCTCCCTTGAGGAGATCAAGCAGAGCTTCAAGCGACTGGCTCTCCAGCACCATCCAGACAAAGGCCAGTGTAACGATGGCGCCATGTTCGCCAGGATCAGCAGCGCCTGGGAAGTGCTGAAAGATGCGGAGCTGAGACACGAATATGACGTGAAGTGGAGAGAGTGGTGTAGCGCTCAGCATCTGCCGATTCAGGAGGTGGTGGACTTTTCGAGTTTGACGAAAACGATGAGGACTTTGTCTACCCTTGCAGGTGTGGAGATTATTTTGTGCTGACGAGAAGCGAGGCAGAGTGGTTGTTTGACATTGTCTGTTGTGGAACCTGTTCGTTGACTATCAGAGTACTGTACAAAGATGGCGTGTAGTGTGCCAGAAGCAATGAATTGTCAATCCAGTGGTGAATACATGGATCAGCACATTGGGACATTATTTGCTGGAACCTCATAAGtaaagaacatatatatatattatatatatatattatatatattatatattatatatatatatatatatatatgagaaaaaagaaaaaaaacaacaacactgtctgaCTGCAAATATTTCAGCGTTTTACCTTCCtcaatgcttgtgaatgaaagtgacgtattaCAGAAACACAtcatcactacgatgacgtgTTTCTACAATGACGTCAAGTTCAGAATGAATCTAGTTCACCTtccttcaacctcccccccccctttttttttctcctcttacCCCCtaccttttctccctctctctctctccctgacttgTCCTAAGAATTAAAGAGTGTTGAGGCCTTGTttgtctgtgatatatatatcccactctttctctctttttgcctctctttctctgacagtcAGACGTGTCCACACTGCTCGGTTTTATATCTGTGATTTCTTCACAGCTTATTTGTTGTACATAAAAAGAATATCACACAGAACTATTTCTCCCAAGTGTGCAATTGTAGTGATGTGGTTATCGTTACATGTATGCCATCGCTTTGTGAGTATTTTGTAAAAATACTGACCAAAATACTGACCAAAAAAGTATTTATCTTTGAACCAAGAGGCAAGCCTAGCTACCATCGTTAAGGAGATCCAGATGTGTAGGACAACTCAGCAGACCTGTGAGTACTCCCCTGCTCTCTCCAGGACTAACACTTCCTGGAAACTAATCCCCTCTCTTAGCAACCTGCGCTGGACTACAGCATGTGATAATCAGTTACTGAGTTAGCTTCATCTACATGTGTGGGCCCCACCATAGCCATGGCTAGACTCAACACACCATCATGATGCAGCACTAGGATCCACATACAAACACGGCCATGTGACCTACAACCAGGTCCATGGCACAAGACAGCATATTTCAGCTACACGACATCACAAACATATAAGACACCCTGGACCCTATTCAGAAGACATGTGCGCAAACGTACTTGCCATACTGGCAGTACTCACAGTACCAAAGGTATGTTGGCATGTACGCTCCACACAGCTTGTCTGCCACATGGAAAAACTACAGAGCCCACCACAAGCcctacagtgacagacaggaccACAACTCCCTTTCATCCCCAATCCCACTGGACATGTGTCAGTCCTCAATAGGACTACcggctggttaaaaaaaaaactattgaaaATTCATATTCATGTTTATTATGCTATGAGAAAGATTCTAATACAAGGGAAAGTGTGAGCAAATTGGGTGGACGATGAATTCAACAAATTTAGAGCAATTGTCCACTCGCTGGCGACCATTCCTGCCTGCCCCCCTGAGCATCTGTCAATCGCCGACCTACAACAGCTAGACCCTCCCACTGCAGCCTCCATCCTGACCAGCGGCACGCCATGTGCAGCGGAGTATGACAGCAAACGATGCAACACTCCACACTTCATGTGGTCATCAACGACTGCAGTCAGCCAATGACTTCAGCACAGAACAGCGTCAACGCTGACTCATGGAAACAGTTGTTGCGTCAATGCCGCTGCACCTTTCCCAGTATATCTCTTCAAGCCTCTGCCATTTTGCCCGCCAGAGGCCATCACGTACTGACTGATGCGAtacacaccaccaacaaacacctaCAGCTGGTGTGTGATGGCCTGGGTGTCCAGTACACGGACCACTCTTCCGTCTTCACCACACCCAACGGGGCACCCAGAATGGCTTTGTACAGGGATGCTATTCGATTCATTCGTCAAGAAAGGGGACAGCATGCATGGCAGAAAACCTGTTACCCCCTCACTCCATGTTCAGACCAGTGGAAGGCAGAGTacaaagaactgaatgttttcaTTGACAGACTCCCTC
The DNA window shown above is from Babylonia areolata isolate BAREFJ2019XMU chromosome 29, ASM4173473v1, whole genome shotgun sequence and carries:
- the LOC143274916 gene encoding dnaJ homolog subfamily C member 24-like, with the protein product MQDLYSILQCDPQASLEEIKQSFKRLALQHHPDKGQCNDGAMFARISSAWEVLKDAELRHEYDVKWREWCSAQHLPIQEVVDFSSLTKTMRTLSTLAGVEIILC